In Gadus chalcogrammus isolate NIFS_2021 chromosome 11, NIFS_Gcha_1.0, whole genome shotgun sequence, a single window of DNA contains:
- the LOC130392561 gene encoding transcription factor HES-2-like isoform X2 yields the protein MTAKMKLLQETREAKINRKLLKPQVERRRRERMNRSLEGLRHLLLQGVQQEGGAQRRIEKAEILEHTVFFLRNVTTEGTSNREGCQLGNNGFKDGVSACMQRAVRYLGQQEEGLRPEATLDAALVAGFVSSRPASLTYTAKPCSSSPQTNKLLSIRQLIKSRHGESTRGDPMGEVAVSHRSPVQHASPPLRPNQAVAQSLSRSGSSLWRPWP from the exons ATGACCGCTAAGATGAAACTGCTTCAAGAAACACGAGAGGCTAAAATTAATAGAAAG cTCCTCAAGCCACAAGTGGAGAGACGGCGCAGGGAACGAATGAACCGTAGTCTGGAGGGCTTGAGACACCTCTTGCTTCAAGGCGTACAACAAGAG GGTGGCGCGCAGAGGCGAATTGAGAAAGCGGAGATTCTGGAGCACACGGTGTTCTTTCTGCGCAACGTCACAACCGAGGGAACAAGCAATAGAGAAGGATGCCAGTTGGGCAACAACGGCTTCAAAGACGGCGTCTCGGCCTGCATGCAGAGAGCTGTGCGTTATCTGggccagcaggaggaggggctgcGGCCAGAGGCCACGCTAGACGCAGCGCTCGTCGCTGGCTTCGTCTCCTCGCGCCCGGCGAGTCTCACGTACACCGCTAAACCGTGCTCCTCGTCGCCTCAAACGAACAAGTTGCTATCCATCCGCCAGCTGATCAAGTCGAGGCACGGAGAGTCGACGCGAGGTGACCCAATGGGTGAGGTGGCTGTGTCTCATCGATCGCCGGTTCAGCACGCTTCCCCCCCGCTGAGACCGAACCAAGCCGTGGCCCAGTCCCTCTCCCGGTCCGGTTCGTCGCTCTGGAGACCATGGCCCTGA
- the LOC130392561 gene encoding transcription factor HES-2-like isoform X1 yields MGVLRNVSHNLFGGYRLCKSCCFDEIFQLIILPFLSQLLKPQVERRRRERMNRSLEGLRHLLLQGVQQEGGAQRRIEKAEILEHTVFFLRNVTTEGTSNREGCQLGNNGFKDGVSACMQRAVRYLGQQEEGLRPEATLDAALVAGFVSSRPASLTYTAKPCSSSPQTNKLLSIRQLIKSRHGESTRGDPMGEVAVSHRSPVQHASPPLRPNQAVAQSLSRSGSSLWRPWP; encoded by the exons ATGGGTGTGTTGAGAAATGTATCCCACAATTTATTTGGAGGGTATAGGCTTTGTAAAAGTTGTTGTTTTgatgaaatatttcaacttatcatcctcccttttctctctcagcTCCTCAAGCCACAAGTGGAGAGACGGCGCAGGGAACGAATGAACCGTAGTCTGGAGGGCTTGAGACACCTCTTGCTTCAAGGCGTACAACAAGAG GGTGGCGCGCAGAGGCGAATTGAGAAAGCGGAGATTCTGGAGCACACGGTGTTCTTTCTGCGCAACGTCACAACCGAGGGAACAAGCAATAGAGAAGGATGCCAGTTGGGCAACAACGGCTTCAAAGACGGCGTCTCGGCCTGCATGCAGAGAGCTGTGCGTTATCTGggccagcaggaggaggggctgcGGCCAGAGGCCACGCTAGACGCAGCGCTCGTCGCTGGCTTCGTCTCCTCGCGCCCGGCGAGTCTCACGTACACCGCTAAACCGTGCTCCTCGTCGCCTCAAACGAACAAGTTGCTATCCATCCGCCAGCTGATCAAGTCGAGGCACGGAGAGTCGACGCGAGGTGACCCAATGGGTGAGGTGGCTGTGTCTCATCGATCGCCGGTTCAGCACGCTTCCCCCCCGCTGAGACCGAACCAAGCCGTGGCCCAGTCCCTCTCCCGGTCCGGTTCGTCGCTCTGGAGACCATGGCCCTGA
- the LOC130392563 gene encoding transcription factor HES-7-like → MEDATNDKKFFKSQMERRRRERMNRSLEHLRSLLLQGPQEQCGDQRRAEKAEVLEHTVLFLRSSEGARRRDGGTARCNSFRDGFSACLERATRILGPQGKGLPKAVNFDTTLVRLSSSDYAGLEAISSITKQYKISSKSVRRPRQPRTSSSALQARGISLHPKPCPVRHERSARVGEQTNGAVPAQERTQQRPATTVSPAPSLSSFQSLWRPWP, encoded by the exons ATGGAGGACGCGACAAATGACAAAAAG TTTTTCAAGTCCCAGATGGAACGGCGTCGTAGAGAGAGAATGAACCGCAGTCTCGAGCATCTGAGGAGCCTGTTGCTGCAGGGGCCACAAGAGCAG TGCGGCGACCAGCGCAGAGCTGAGAAGGCCGAGGTGCTGGAACACACCGTCCTCTTCCTCCGGAGCTCCGAGGGGGCCCGCCGGAGGGACGGCGGCACGGCCAGGTGCAATTCTTTCCGAGACGGCTTCTCTGCTTGTCTGGAGAGGGCCACACGTATCCTAGGACCACAGGGCAAAGGTTTACCGAAGGCCGTGAACTTTGACACCACCCTGGTCCGCCTCTCCAGCTCTGACTATGCCGGCCTCGAGGCCATTTCCTCCATCACCAAACAATACAAAATCAGCTCGAAGTCAGTGCGCAGACCCAGACAGCCACGGACCTCGTCGTCGGCCCTCCAGGCCCGCGGGATTTCGCTTCACCCAAAACCGTGTCCCGTACGACACGAGAGAAGCGCGAGAGTCGGCGAGCAAACGAATGGAGCCGTTCCCGCGCAGGAGAGGACGCAACAGCGGCCCGCGACAACAGTATCCCCGGCCCCGAGCCTGTCTTCGTTCCAGTCGCTATGGAGACCCTGGCCCTAG
- the pbx2 gene encoding pre-B-cell leukemia transcription factor 2: MLQQQPLTGNGPSNGRGLGMSGHPGMHSLNSVHQPSQHRSDGDPGLEGTENGHESRRDIGDILQQIMTITDQSLDEAQAKKHALNCHRMKPALFSVLCEIKEKTGLSMRNNQEEEPQDPQLVRLDNMLLAEGVAGPEKGGGAAAAVSAATSSGGMSPDSSLEHSDYKSKLSQIRSIYHTELEKYEQACSEFTTHVMNLLREQSRTRPVSPREIERMVGIIHRKFSSIQTQLKQSTCEAVMILRARFLDARRKRRNFSKQATEVLNEYFYSHLSNPYPSEEAKEELAKQCGITVSQVSNWFGNKRIRYKKNIGKFQEEANIYAMKTALVATQNDDSPHTPNSTGSGSFSLPGSADLFLGGSQMNGEQPGYILGGQTNGSWTGRNTSPHAASPRSDGSDHSE; this comes from the exons AtgttgcagcagcagcctcTGACTGGCAATGGGCCTTCCAACGGCCGGGGACTAGGCATGAGCGGCCACCCGGGGATGCACTCACTCAACTCGGTTCATCAACCTTCCCAGCACCGGTCCGATGGAGACCCGGGCCTCGAAGGCACGGAAAATGGACATGAGAGTCGTAGAGACATCGGTGATATATTACAGCAGATAATGACTATTACCGACCAAAGTTTGGACGAGGCGCAGGCAAA GAAACATGCACTGAACTGCCATCGAATGAAACCCGCTTTGTTCAGCGTTTTGTGCGAGATAAAGGAGAAAACTG GTCTGTCCATGAGAaacaaccaggaggaggagcctcaAGACCCCCAGCTTGTGCGATTAGACAACATGTTGCTGGCCGAGGGCGTGGCTGGGCCAGAGAAAGGGGGGGGTGCTGCGGCAGCAGTGTCCGCGGCGACCAGCTCTGGCGGAATGTCCCCGGACAGCTCATTGGAGCACTCGGACTACAAAAGCAAGTTGAGCCAGATTCGCAGTATCTACCACACTGAGCTGGAAAAATACGAACAG GCCTGCAGCGAGTTCACGACGCACGTGATGAACCTCCTGCGGGAGCAGTCACGAACGCGGCCCGTGTCGCCACGGGAGATCGAGCGCATGGTGGGCATCATCCACCGCAAGTTCAGCTCCATCCAGACGCAGCTGAAGCAGAGCACCTGCGAAGCCGTCATGATCCTGCGCGCCCGCTTCCTCGACGCCAG gCGCAAGCGGCGTAATTTCAGCAAGCAGGCTACGGAGGTGCTGAATGAGTACTTCTACTCCCacctgtccaacccctaccctaGCGAGGAGGCTAAAGAGGAGCTGGCCAAGCAGTGTGGAATCACGGTTTCCCAG GTTTCCAACTGGTTCGGCAACAAGAGGATCCGCTACAAGAAGAACATCGGGAAGTTCCAGGAGGAGGCCAACATCTACGCCATGAAGACGGCCCTGGTGGCCACGCAGAACGACGACTCGCCACACACGCCAAACTCCACAG GGTCCGGGTCCTTCTCTCTGCCCGGGTCAGCTGACCTGTTCCTGGGTGGGTCACAGATGAACGGAGAACAGCCCGGCTACATACTAGGAGGACAG ACCAACGGCAGCTGGACAGGAAGGAACACGTCGCCGCACGCCGCCTCGCCCCGTAGCGACGGGTCGGACCACTCGgagtga
- the LOC130392560 gene encoding G-protein-signaling modulator 1: MARVEVTTAPALELLVMSEGVGEKEPVSGEDIQVVMTDSGQSALPETPESQSGKEVHGLDPACLEEPSEHGPAAQPEDEPAGPPSADQGAAVTIRNHIPGKQGDGPSQGDGGGQRAEEEGDPAATAEADGEEKAEEPKSDEQQTDTEAQIKLEAQKQAQRLSPEFPEALYELLCTLQEGRRLNDQRCSFRLKPGVSRRRCQSVPSSTKPAHRVIFSSVTSLQQEEFFEQVAVAQARRLDDQRSELQGPLVPPISKIKGRSFRGSLRQLSIHRKPPPPAPVPKEDLYTMILNTQAQGRLEDQRSRAPGPMDDEDFFSLLLKVQGGRMEEQRTEFPQLLLLT, from the exons ATGGCCAGGGTAGAGGTCACCACTGCGCCAGCTTTGGAGCTTCTTGTTATGAGCGAAGGGGTCGGGGAAAAAGAGCCGGTCAGCGGGGAGGATATCCAGGTCGTCATGACTGACAGTGGACAGTCAGCACTTCCGGAGACCCCAGAGTCCCAGAGCGGGAAGGAAGTTCACGGACTTGATCCGGCGTGTTTAGAAGAGCCGTCAGAACATGGACCCGCGGCCCAGCCAGAGGATGAGCCGGCGGGACCTCCTTCAGCGGACCAGGGGGCTGCGGTGACGATCAGAAACCATATCCCAGGGAAACAGGGGGACGGGCCGAGCcaaggggatggaggaggacagagagcggaagaggaaggagacccGGCAGCAACGGCAGAGGCGGACGGAGAGGAGAAAGCAGAAGAGCCAAAGTCGGACgaacagcagacagacacagaggcgCAGATCAAACTGGAGGCACAAAAGCAG GCCCAACGGCTGAGCCCGGAGTTCCCGGAGGCGCTGTACGAGCTGCTGTGCACGCTGCAGGAGGGCCGGCGCCTCAACGACCAGCGCTGCTCCTTCCGACTCAAACCAGGAGTCTCCAGGAGGAGGTGCCAGTCCGTACCCAGCTCCACCAAGCCGGCCcacagag tgATCTTCTCCTCCGTGACTTCCCTGCAGCAGGAGGAGTTCTTTGAGCAGGTTGCCGTGGCGCAGGCCCGTCGTCTGGATGACCAGCGGTCCGAGCTGCAGGGCCCACTGGTCCCTCCAATCAGTAAGATCAAGGGCCGGAGCTTCAGGGGCAGCTTGAGGCAGCTCTCCATCCACAGGAAGCCCCCCCCGCCAGCCCCTGTTCCAAAGGAGGACCTCTACACCATGATACTCAACACACAG GCCCAGGGTCGGCTGGAGGACCAGCGaagccgggccccggggcccatgGACGACGAGGACTTcttctctctgctgctgaagGTCCAGGGAGGACgcatggaggagcagaggactGAGTTCCCTCAGCTCCTTCTTCTGACCTGA